A genome region from Triticum aestivum cultivar Chinese Spring chromosome 2B, IWGSC CS RefSeq v2.1, whole genome shotgun sequence includes the following:
- the LOC123045525 gene encoding uncharacterized protein produces the protein MHHTAFLKPASVTSATRRSPPCQQPSCRVGTSLLSCSADEPWCRSNGVQNINVGAATSFAAINFPVLLIDDFSTPEKNQSFSNEHFNRVSIICETKNQEYKWREEAFRKGFPCLLTT, from the exons ATGCACCACACGGCCTTCTTGAAGCCCGCTTCTGTCACATCTGCAACAAGGAGGAGCCCACCCTGCCAGCAGCCAAGCTGCAGGGTTGGTACCTCGCTGCTTTCCTGTAGTGCCGATGAG CCATGGTGTCGGTCAAATGGTGTTCAAAATATAAATGTCGGAGCTGCTACCTCATTTGCAGCGATTAATTTCCCAGTGCTTCTCATTGATGATTTCAGTACACCGGAAAAGAACCAATCATTCTCTAACGAG CATTTTAACAGGGTTTCTATCATTTGTG AGACGAAGAATCAGGAGTACAAATGGAGAGAAGAAGCATTTAGGAAAGGCTTCCCTTGCTTACTAACCAC ATGA